The following coding sequences are from one Microtus pennsylvanicus isolate mMicPen1 chromosome 1, mMicPen1.hap1, whole genome shotgun sequence window:
- the Tube1 gene encoding tubulin epsilon chain isoform X1 — protein sequence MTQSVVVQVGQCGNQIGCCFWDLALREHAAVNQKGIYDDALSSFFRNVDTRVGGDGSSISKGKISSLKARAVLIDMEEGVVNEILQGPLRDVFDSKQLITDISGSGNNWAVGHKVFGSLYREQILEKLRKSAEQCDCLQCFFIIHSMGGGTGSGLGTFLLKVLEDEFPEVYRFVTAVYPSSEDDVITSPYNSMLAMKELNEHADCVLPIDNQSLFDIISKIDLVTSGKLGAAVKPKSLVTTNVGTVTKCPKKPFDAMNNIVANLLLSLTSSARFEGSLNMDLNEISMNLVPFPQLHYLVSSLTPLYTLADVNIPPRRLDQMFSDAFSKDHQLIQADPRHSLYLACALILRGNVQISDLRRNIERLKPALHFVSWNQEGWKTSLCSVPPVGHSHSLLALANNTCVKPTFMELRERFMRLYKKKAHLHHYLQVDGMEECAFAEAVSSLSALIQEYNELDATKSMPVLDVPRLSVAL from the exons ATGACCCAGTCGGTGGTCGTACAGG TCGGGCAGTGCGGAAACCAGATCGGCTGCTGCTTCTGGGACCTGGCGCTGAGGGAGCACGCGGCGGTCAACCAG AAAGGAATTTATGACGATGCACTGAGCAGTTTCTTCAGGAACGTGGATACCAG agtgggtggtgatggcagcagtatttccaaaggaaaaataTCTTCGTTAAAAGCACGA GCAGTTTTGATTGACATGGAAGAGGGAGTAGTTAATGAAATTCTCCAAGGACCACTGAGAGATGTATTTGACAGCAAGCAACTCATCACTGATATCTCTGGCTCAGGAAACAATTG GGCTGTGGGTCACAAAGTTTTTGGAAGTCTTTACCGGGAACAGATTCTAGAGAAGCTCCGGAAGTCAGCAGAGCAGTGTGACTGTTTGCAGTGTTTCTTCATCATACACTCCATGGGAGGAG GAACAGGATCTGGACTTGGCACATTTCTGCTAAAGGTGCTCGAAGATGAATTCCCAGAAGTGTACAGATTTGTGACAGCAGTTTATCCTTCCAGCGAGGACGATGTCATCACTTCGCCTTACAACAGCATGCTGGCCATGAAGGAACTGAATGAGCACGCAGACTGTGTGCTGCCCATTGACAACCAA TCTTTATTTGACATCATTAGCAAAATTGATCTTGTAACTTCTGGCAAGTTGGGTGCAGCTGTGAAGCCTAAGAGTCTAGTTACCACAAATGTGGGGACCGTTACAAAGTGCCCCAAGAAGCCTTTTGATGCAATGAACAACATTGTGGCCAATCTGCTCCTCAGCCTGACAAG CTCTGCAAGATTTGAGGGATCCCTTAATATGGACCTGAATGAGATCAGCATGAACTTGGTTCCTTTCCCTCAACTTCATTATCTTGTGTCAAGCCTTACACCTCTGTATACTCTGGCAGATGTGAACATTCCCCCTCGAAG ATTGGACCAGATGTTTTCAGATGCCTTTAGTAAAGACCACCAGCTCATCCAAGCAGACCCCAGACATAGTCTCTACCTCGCCTGTGCCCTCATCCTTAGAGGAAATGTGCAGATTTCAGATCTTCGCAGAAATATTGAaag GTTGAAACCTGCTCTGCATTTTGTCTCCTGGAATCAAGAAGGCTGGAAGACTAGCCTGTGTTCAGTGCCCCCTGTGGGTCACTCCCATTCATTATTAGCTTTAGCAAACAACACGTGTGTGAAGCCCACCTTCATGGAACTGAGAGAAAGGTTCATGAGGCTCTACAAGAAAAAG GCTCACCTCCATCACTATCTTCAAGTTGACGGGATGGAGGAATGTGCTTTTGCAGAAGCTGTGTCCTCTCTGTCAGCTCTCATTCAGGAGTATAATGAACTTGATGCCACAAAGAGCATGCCTGTGCTGGATGTGCCTCGGCTAAGCGTGGCCTTgtga
- the Tube1 gene encoding tubulin epsilon chain isoform X2, with amino-acid sequence MEEGVVNEILQGPLRDVFDSKQLITDISGSGNNWAVGHKVFGSLYREQILEKLRKSAEQCDCLQCFFIIHSMGGGTGSGLGTFLLKVLEDEFPEVYRFVTAVYPSSEDDVITSPYNSMLAMKELNEHADCVLPIDNQSLFDIISKIDLVTSGKLGAAVKPKSLVTTNVGTVTKCPKKPFDAMNNIVANLLLSLTSSARFEGSLNMDLNEISMNLVPFPQLHYLVSSLTPLYTLADVNIPPRRLDQMFSDAFSKDHQLIQADPRHSLYLACALILRGNVQISDLRRNIERLKPALHFVSWNQEGWKTSLCSVPPVGHSHSLLALANNTCVKPTFMELRERFMRLYKKKAHLHHYLQVDGMEECAFAEAVSSLSALIQEYNELDATKSMPVLDVPRLSVAL; translated from the exons ATGGAAGAGGGAGTAGTTAATGAAATTCTCCAAGGACCACTGAGAGATGTATTTGACAGCAAGCAACTCATCACTGATATCTCTGGCTCAGGAAACAATTG GGCTGTGGGTCACAAAGTTTTTGGAAGTCTTTACCGGGAACAGATTCTAGAGAAGCTCCGGAAGTCAGCAGAGCAGTGTGACTGTTTGCAGTGTTTCTTCATCATACACTCCATGGGAGGAG GAACAGGATCTGGACTTGGCACATTTCTGCTAAAGGTGCTCGAAGATGAATTCCCAGAAGTGTACAGATTTGTGACAGCAGTTTATCCTTCCAGCGAGGACGATGTCATCACTTCGCCTTACAACAGCATGCTGGCCATGAAGGAACTGAATGAGCACGCAGACTGTGTGCTGCCCATTGACAACCAA TCTTTATTTGACATCATTAGCAAAATTGATCTTGTAACTTCTGGCAAGTTGGGTGCAGCTGTGAAGCCTAAGAGTCTAGTTACCACAAATGTGGGGACCGTTACAAAGTGCCCCAAGAAGCCTTTTGATGCAATGAACAACATTGTGGCCAATCTGCTCCTCAGCCTGACAAG CTCTGCAAGATTTGAGGGATCCCTTAATATGGACCTGAATGAGATCAGCATGAACTTGGTTCCTTTCCCTCAACTTCATTATCTTGTGTCAAGCCTTACACCTCTGTATACTCTGGCAGATGTGAACATTCCCCCTCGAAG ATTGGACCAGATGTTTTCAGATGCCTTTAGTAAAGACCACCAGCTCATCCAAGCAGACCCCAGACATAGTCTCTACCTCGCCTGTGCCCTCATCCTTAGAGGAAATGTGCAGATTTCAGATCTTCGCAGAAATATTGAaag GTTGAAACCTGCTCTGCATTTTGTCTCCTGGAATCAAGAAGGCTGGAAGACTAGCCTGTGTTCAGTGCCCCCTGTGGGTCACTCCCATTCATTATTAGCTTTAGCAAACAACACGTGTGTGAAGCCCACCTTCATGGAACTGAGAGAAAGGTTCATGAGGCTCTACAAGAAAAAG GCTCACCTCCATCACTATCTTCAAGTTGACGGGATGGAGGAATGTGCTTTTGCAGAAGCTGTGTCCTCTCTGTCAGCTCTCATTCAGGAGTATAATGAACTTGATGCCACAAAGAGCATGCCTGTGCTGGATGTGCCTCGGCTAAGCGTGGCCTTgtga
- the Fam229b gene encoding protein FAM229B — protein sequence MPFRFGTQPRRFPVEGGDSSDGLESGLSSSAACNGKETSPNRQLRRCPGSHCLTITDVPITVYATMRKPPVPSSKEMHPK from the exons ATGCCTTTTCGGTTTGGGACCCAGCCAAGGAGGTTTCCGGTGGAAGGAGGAGATTCTTCAGATGGGCTGGAATCAGGCCTGAGCTCCAGTGCTGCCTGTAATGGGAAAGAGACATCACCCAATAG GCAACTCCGAAGATGCCCTGGAAGTCATTGCCTGACAATAACTGATGTTCCCATCACTGTCTATGCAACAATGAGAAAGCCACCTGTGCCAAGCAGCAAGGAAATGCATCCCAAATAG